One region of Jonesiaceae bacterium BS-20 genomic DNA includes:
- a CDS encoding Gfo/Idh/MocA family oxidoreductase yields the protein MKQIRVAVIGYGVAGQIFHAPLIASNAQYELAMIVTGNEDRAAAARTCYPNAQVVAETAAVFEEAAGIDLVVIASPHHTHVPYAKMAVARGMDVVIDKPIAPSSKAARELMAEATALGRIVTVFQNRRWDGDYLTVKDVVDSGVLGEIFQFESAFSWREAFTGAGWKETTPVTEGGGITYDLAPHLMDQAIGLFGAITDLHGELDSRNTNGVNDDDSFITMRHESGVRTRLWMSKCHDLTRPRFRVVGSQGILESYGLDPQEGQLAAGQLPGFLGYGIHPEFSNVVVDAGDRRESPKLAGEYQTFYADLAQCIAVRGVPPVAAQDAIAVLELIERVTRDFGTDSGAPTPA from the coding sequence ATGAAACAGATCAGAGTTGCAGTTATTGGTTATGGTGTCGCTGGACAGATCTTCCACGCTCCTCTTATTGCTTCGAATGCTCAATATGAGCTAGCAATGATCGTTACGGGCAACGAGGACCGTGCCGCGGCAGCTCGAACGTGTTATCCCAACGCACAGGTTGTAGCTGAAACAGCAGCGGTGTTCGAGGAAGCCGCAGGGATCGACCTTGTAGTTATCGCATCTCCGCACCACACCCACGTGCCCTATGCAAAAATGGCGGTAGCTCGTGGCATGGACGTGGTCATTGACAAGCCCATCGCCCCGTCTTCTAAAGCAGCACGCGAACTGATGGCAGAAGCAACTGCTCTGGGCCGCATCGTTACAGTCTTCCAAAACCGACGCTGGGACGGTGACTATCTCACCGTCAAAGATGTGGTCGATAGTGGTGTCTTAGGAGAGATCTTCCAGTTTGAATCTGCGTTTTCATGGCGTGAAGCATTCACCGGAGCCGGATGGAAGGAAACTACCCCAGTAACTGAGGGCGGTGGTATTACCTACGATCTTGCTCCACACTTGATGGACCAAGCAATCGGGCTATTTGGTGCGATCACCGACTTGCACGGAGAGCTAGACTCTCGCAACACCAATGGTGTCAATGACGATGACTCTTTCATAACCATGCGCCATGAATCTGGTGTTCGTACTCGCTTATGGATGAGTAAGTGCCATGATCTGACTCGCCCCCGTTTCAGAGTAGTCGGTTCCCAAGGGATACTTGAATCGTATGGCTTGGACCCTCAGGAAGGTCAACTCGCTGCGGGGCAGTTGCCTGGTTTCCTTGGGTATGGGATTCATCCAGAGTTCTCCAACGTGGTTGTAGACGCGGGAGATAGAAGAGAGTCCCCCAAGTTAGCAGGGGAATATCAGACGTTCTACGCGGACCTAGCTCAATGCATCGCGGTACGTGGTGTTCCACCCGTTGCGGCTCAGGACGCCATTGCGGTGCTCGAACTCATCGAAAGAGTAACCCGAGACTTTGGTACTGATAGCGGCGCGCCAACGCCTGCATAA
- a CDS encoding putative transporter small subunit — protein MSVFFLVLYVLIWPAIVAGTLFYITRAFFAEWKESRRRGERLV, from the coding sequence ATGTCAGTATTTTTCCTAGTACTTTACGTACTGATCTGGCCGGCTATTGTGGCTGGCACCCTGTTCTACATTACGCGCGCATTTTTTGCCGAGTGGAAGGAATCCCGCCGTCGCGGGGAACGACTCGTTTAG